The window AATAAATTCAAATAGTAGCCATCATTCACGCCGTTCAACAAATAAAAGTGTACATAAATCGAACTCGTATAGCTCAGAAGAATCTAGTGTTGATTCcgatgatgaaaaaattagtcgACAAGCGTCACGGCGTAATGTACGTGGCGCAAATGCAATTAGTTATAAGGAACAGAGTGAAGAGGACGCAACTGGTAGTGAAGATTTAGTTGAAATTGACGCTGAACAACAATTAGCTGAAGAGGCTGCCCTAGAAGCGGAAGAAAAATGTGAaactatagaaaaaattttagcacAACGACGTGGAAAAAAGAAAGGTttgtttcacaaaaaatattttaattttttgcacattttaatcattttttcgatTTGCGTTTATAGTTACGGGAAATATTACCACTATTTATGAAGTTGAAGAAAACGGTGATCCAAATGAAGGTGCGGAAAATCTACCACTGGACGAAACAGAAATgcagtatttaattaaatggaaaGGTTGGGCCCATATTCATAATACATGGGAATCTGAAGAATcattaaaagaacaaaaagtAAGTTTTTACGAAATATCTTGTTACGGAAATCTTATGCTTTGGCGAAAGAAGCGTTTGAGGCAGTTTTTAAGTTACCAGAGAGTCtattgtttcattattttttatgccAGTATGGCTCGATACTCACTTCTTAgcgaagttgaaaataagttattaGGACGCGTTCATTTGACGGTTCTTTCATTAATATCGTATTTCTTcgatgaaaaatgaaaagatcgttaaaaaataaaccgGATTACCTGAGAGTCGGGTTTGAGGTTCTTGGTGAAATTGAAAATCTTTCACTAAAACCATCATCCTCCGACGAAAAATGAAAAGGTCGTTAAAAAAGCAAGCCGGAATGAAGGTTAgactgtaatataaaatttttgtttgtaggtaaagggtattaaaaaattagataattttgtaaaacGAGAGACTGACTTAGAAATATGGCGAAATCATGCGTCACCAGAAGATTTAGATTATTACGAATGTCAAATCGAATTACaacaagaattattaaaaagttacaaTAATGTGGAACGTATTATTGCACAATATGAGAAACCGGAAAAAACCGGCATCGATTATTATGTAAAATGGGAGAGTTTACCATACGCAGAATCAACATGGGAAGATTCAACGTTGTTAGATAGAAAATGGCCACATAAAATACGTGAATTTCGTGAACGCGAAGACTCAAAACGGACACCATCGCGCCATagtaaagtattaaaatatcggcctaaatttcatgaaattaaaaCACAACCAGAATATTTTGGCGGGGAAGATAACACATCGTTGATACTACGTGATTATCAAATGGACGGTTTAAATTGGTTAGTCCATTCGTGGTGTAAAGAGAATTCAGTGATATTAGCCGATGAAATGGGTTTGGGTAAAACGATCCaaacaatatgttttttatactatttattcaATGTTCATCATTTATACGGTCCTTTCTTGTGTGTTGTGCCCTTAAGTACGATGACGTCATGGCAACGAGAATTTCAGCAATGGGCCCCCGAAATGAATATTGTTACATATCTAGGGGATGTTAATTCACGTAATGTGGTAAGTATTTctttttgatcaattttctaaaatattatctaCTACACTTTTCCATTTCAAATTCTGCTCAAATCAAGAAAATTGATGCtagattgaataaaaattacaagatttctttttttgtagtgacataaaaatttcctacaagaaagttttttaatttattttgttcaaagaaaaatgtttctgcaaaattttatcgaaaacgatatttttttttttttagtactttCGATGTGAAATGGTAACCTTAAAAAATCTCTATCAGAATTTCCAGTAAATATATCCCTTTTCGATTACATTTAGATCATCGGACTTTATTTCTCAATATGTTAATATGGTAAAGGAAAAGTCGAATATCGGAATAATACTTGATGAGTACTAATCGAAATCTTATCAAGGCGAAAAAACGCCTTGAACTCTGTACTGGAACAGTTTTAAGGTCCTCCCAATAATCTTTTTTCAGGGATTCGCATGatattatattctaaataaGAATAACCTTACGATTATTCGCGAAAAACCAGAGAAGCAGCGGACTCCTTGGCACGAGAGGGGTCGTCGCAAACGCATCTTTCTCGTGAGCCTGTCATTCTCATAGTAAGATGTTCCGTAATTTACCGAATGAAGGAATGATTACGAAATGGTCAACTTTGATAACTGGGACTTCGCGCGGGGTATGAGACAGGCCAAACTGTGAATAACCACAGCTAGATCATTCGACTGTGTTCGTCTGAAATTTACTAGGGCAAAGTTAAAAAGGATTGCGGGACTGTCAGGGCTCTGTTGATTGAATTACcaccttcataacatggggATCGTTGATTATCCCAATTGTAGGTCTAGGTCTGTATGGAGGACGATGAAACcttcatacatgttatttgcgtAAGGTTTAGAATGTTATCAATGTTGGGTAAAATCCCGGCGGAGAAGCTGTAGGCTTTCTTCGTGGCGTCTAATCTAGACAAAATCCTATAACATCATCTGCTTAAAATTGTATGCCTTATCCGGAATCTCCTCGCCTTCGGGTGACAAGTTGTTTTCAAGAAGAGTACAGAAGACCCTTTGGTGTAGGTGCTAGGGTCCCATTTGCGGTACCcctcttatgttttattattattggttgtCTTGAAGAATATTCTGCTAAGTAAACGAGTTTATATCTCTAATGCCTTTTGAACgacgtaatttaaaaaaaaaaaaatattatttaacctttcacatcaaaatttatgataataaaatatcgtttaaatattattttgtaagaaattttaacgctatacaaaaatgttttcttgcaatttTGCTCTATTTAGCCTTAATTTTTGCAGCATTTGAGGTCGAAAAATGTAtgtcgaaaacaaaaaataatcaaaaaacaaaaattataaaacaaaacaaattccaAAAACCACACAATTCTATTTTCCATGAACAGATTCGACAATTTGAATGGTGTTACAATAGTTCAAAACGACTGAAATTCAATGCTGTTTTAACCACATACGAAATTGTATTGAAAGATAAAGCATTTTTGGGTAGCTATAGTTGGGCTGTACTGTTAGTTGACGAGGCGCATCGTTTAAAAAATGACGATTCACTGTTATACAAAGCCTTAATGGAATTTGATACGAATCATCGATTATTAATTACAGGCACCCCATTACAAAATAGCTTAAAAGAATTATGGGCATTATTACATTTCATAATGCCACAGAAATTTGATCAATGGGAAGATTTTGAAAAAGATCATGAAAATGCTGCGACAAAAGGCTACTCAAAATTACATAAACAGCTCGAGCCATTTATATTACGGCGTGTTAAAAAAgatgttgaaaaatcattaCCAGCGAAAGTTGAACAAATTTTACGTGTGGAAATGACGtcaatacaaaaacaatattataaatggatcctaacaaaaaattataatgcctTACGTAAAGGGGTCAAAGGCtcaacaaatacttttttaaacattgttatcgaattaaaaaaatgttgtaatcATGCGCTGTTAACAAAACCCACTGAATATGAAGCTCAAACCAATCAAGAGGATCACATTCAggtaaatcagttttttttttctttttaaaatccaaaatcTACCCTTGTGTCGACAGCAACGCATTtgagattctttttttttattttcgtttcaaaaaaatattaaatcaatctTCATGAAACTTCATGAATTCGTTTCTTTAATCATTTTGGACGAAAATTATGAacgaaattttgtttcatatgaGAGAAGTTGTCATTGAATTTCTAGCGAAGTGTTCGATGacctttaaggtatttctagcGGCATAAGAGAGAACGCGATAtctttaaaagagaaaaaatatatttatctaaatagTAGTGTATTACTTCAGTAAATCTGTCAACGCTACAACGAATACTGTGTATACTAGGTACAAGCATCTCATAAACCATCCTTAATTTGTTCATTTCAATACAGGGTGGACTATTTCAATCTATTTATGGcttatagctcgttttgtagttaaccaaccaacaaataataattgagaacttgcagagtttgatggggggggGGGTTTATTATTCTGACTTCAGATGGGACCTAGTTCGTTGGGCtgctaaaagttaaaatataacattttaaatttgaaagtgattctcataaaaaacttatttttcgaaaatcattagctttcggaggaaatgcggcttaaaaatatgtaattattgtaatttgcatttaatcgtaagaaaatacgctagctttagaaaaaatgttttagacaaaagttacCCAAGACAATAAAAGTGTCAATGACTTTTAAgtccaggtaaattttcaaaataatttgaagatcaaggtccTTGAAACTAGAACTTTAGGTCGAAGTCATGGACACATGTAAATGTCCTTTATTGCCAATTGACAATTATTGACTAAAACATTTTAGtgtgttttctttcaattaaattaaataattttcgaaaaaataaaaagtgatagtttttttttataaggatcaacttttctaatttaaagtgttattctatttcttaccttttaggatctgacttgactattaaagcaacccgaagaactggGTCCGACTTCAGAACATAATGTCCTCCATGAAACTCGGTaacttttgttcaagttattttttggttGATTAATTACACTgaactattagccataataaattaaaatggtccagcctgtaatgaagtttttttttttgcaaaattattttctatatcaaaaGCCGCGAACTAAAAAGAATGTCTTCTAAATTTCTATCCTTTACATGTTAAATATCGACAACTTTTAAAGTTTATAGCAGCTAACAGCTTCATGGCGTTTTTATAGATTCATGGCGTTTATTTAACTactattttggaatttttcgggcaaaaatattttagtcacATCTCGTTAGAGATaccttaaacaaataaaaattccgTCTGTAAAACTTACATCAGTTTTATCCTAAACAAATTAGCCTTACCGCTTCCTTGTTTCCGATtgtttttttcaacaattaattttcttttgcaGCAATTATTACGTGGTTCAGGAAAATTAGTGTTATTAGATAAATTATTAGTACGATTACGTGAAACGGGACATcgtgttttaatattttcacaaatgGTTCGTATGTTGGATATCCTAggtgaatatttacaaaaaaggcATTttccattccaacgtttagatGGTAGTATAAAAGGTGAATTACGTCGACAAGCGTTAGATCATTTTAATGCTGAAGGTTCACAagtatgtatacaaatttatcatcaaaattttatttattttttatttttaatttacttacaaTTGTCTTTTTTCcaggatttttgttttttattatcaacaagaGCTGGTGGATTAGGTATTAATTTAGCAACAGCCGATACTGTGATCATTTTTGATTCAGATTGGAATCCTCAAAACGACTTACAAGCGCAAGCTAGAGCTCATCGTATTGGGCAAAAGAATCAGGTTAGTGTTGTTATCTAGTAATTTCGCCCAAGGCCGGGTTAACCCATTTTATGGTCCTTGTTTAGTAATATTAGTAAACTATCGTtacaaatctttttaaaaaagcaattttgACTCGATCCTAGATATTTGTCTCTGCGATGATCCACTCCTGGACACAGCCACATCAATAAAAATGGTTGTTAGTAgtgaaaattatatgtttttactaAATCAAAAAATGACTACGGGAAACCAATCTTGATTACTGGAACTTTGCGCAGGGCATGCTAGGCCAGTTTCTGTGTTCGCCTGATACTCAttagagcacagttgagaagggtgCTGCACATGTCGATATCATTTTCATTACACCTCTGATGATAACATTTGTAGAGTCTGAATGGAGGACGATGAAACctctatacatgttatttgcacctgcagaaacTTGCAAGGCGTGAGGTTCAAAATGCTTGGGCCGAAACCTTGTATCAATCAGTCCTGGTATAAATCCCGCCAGATAAGCTGTGGGCtttcatctgcttaaaatagcatctctGATCTGGAGGCGTCTTGCCTTCAGGTGATAGGTTGTTCTCAAGGAGAGTACTTGATCTAGGTGCTTGGCACTCATTTTCGGTACCCCTCCTCAATTTTCCTGACAGTTCTATTTCTCTGACTGttagtattataaattaaaattctttatttgaaaaatatagaattttctatTTGGGTATACGATTATCCGACCTTGTTTTCGTCCCGAATTCCCAAGTTGGCATCACTAGCCTCTCTTTCAATCGGAAAATCAAGAAGACTCTcgctttttagaaaatttttaaatatatattttgttacagGTGAATATTTATAGATTGGTAACGGCGCGTAGTGTCGAAGAAGAAATTGTTGAGCGTGCTAAACAAAAAATGGTGTTAGATCATTTAGTTATTCAACGGATGGACACAACAGGTCGTACTGTACTCGATAAAAAAGGTTCATCGAACAATACACCCTTCAATAAAGAGGATTTGACAGCTATACTTAAATTTGGTGCCGAAGAATTATTCAAAGATGAAGATGATAAAGACGAAGAACCTACTGTAAGATATTACAGTGAAACGCGtttcttttacaaattattaaatttttgaatgtgtGTTTTCAGTGTgatattgatgaaattttacGGCGTGCTGAAACACGTGATGAAGGTCCAACAATGGCTGGTGATGAATTATTAAGTGCATTTAAGGTAGCCAGTTTTGCCGCATTTGATGAGGATAAGGAGCCAGAACCGGAAGTGTCTGGTGTTGATGATGAGAGCAAAGATTGGGATGATATTATACCAGAAACGCTACGGAAGCGTGTTGAAGAAGAGGAGCGTAGTAAGGAAATGGAAGATTTATATTTACCGCCACGGAGCAGGAAAACCCTTCAACAGATTAATCAATCCGATAGTGAAggtaagatttaaaatttaattaggtGAAGTAGGTATCTTCCTAGGGGCCCCGGCGAAAGGTTAAAAgagaaaaagacaaatttgtagAAGGAGGCGTCAAgtgaaagataaattttttccgGGCGGCCCTGCTCTAAATTCTGAAGATCTTCATCGATATCTTGAAATGTGTGtattttgcattaattttaaccataaaatCTCCGTTTTTGGATTCGATTTATTTTAGTTCAGTGGAATTAGAAGAATTTCGAATAATAATACTTcaaaaacaatctaaaaatcTTTGCTTTACTCATAGAAACCGGTAATTAGacatttttgtgataatttgtcATGACTTTTAGGTGATGGTGAAAGAGGGAGCCGTAAACGTAGACGAGCAGCTGGTAACGAGGACACATCATCATCGGACGGTGAAGGTGGTTCAGACGATGACAGACCGAAGAAACGTGGTCGTCCACCAACTGGTGCTCGAGAACGCATCAAAGGATTCACAGACGCTGAAATTCGTAAATTTGTCAagagctataaaaaattcagtgcACCTTTAAAACGTTTAGAAGCGGTGGCATGTGATGCCGAATTACAGGAGAAACCGTTAGCCGAACTTCGTAAACTTGGTGAAATGTTACGAGAACGGTGTCTGGCGTATATGACACCAAATGAAAATGATGATGCTACTACTGGTGCCGATGGTAAAGGTAAGTCAAAAGATTTCCTAAGAAATTTTCACATGGTGGCACCTGCCcataccccccccccctttaaagtattcagaattgatttagacttaaaccaacttcatattaaaagaaataaaactttttatttaaaattgccttggtgctcgtacattcttaatattcaaaattatgattttgaaaaatctaaaaaataatggataaatattttcatatttaatttgtttacagATGCAAACGGTCGTAAACAACGAGCCCGTGGACCATCATTTAAATTAGGTGGTGTATCTGTCAATGCAAAAACAATGATGCAATGTGAGAAAGAATTAGAACCATTAGACACGATTTTACCATCCGATGCGAATGAAAGACTCAAATGGATGttagaaattaaaacaaaaccagCACACTTCGATGTGGAATGGGACGCACCAGAagattcaaaattattgattggtATTTATCAATATGGTATGGGATCATGGGAAGCGATTAAAATGGATCCATCATTAGCGATTGGTGATAAAATATTAGCAAATGGTGATAAGAAACCTCAAGCCAAACATTTACAATCTAGATGTGAATATTTGTTACGAATATTACGAaagaatattgatttgaaacaAGGTTTGGTTagtatttattgtatttctcttttttttttttgaaaacatatattttatccaaTAACTCGAAGTTGCTTCAATTTTtaggatcttttttttttttaaatttatgattaaaaaattatgtgggTCAGCTCCGACGCACGACTGGAATTTACTCCTTAAGTGTTGTACAGGATGCTATATCCGTCAAGCTAttttcagtttcaaacaatagatacTTTGTCTGTTAAACGTACGTAAAAGCTTCAAACACGTGAATttgttcaaaacttttttattttttcacacaATCGAATATTAAGAATTTGTAATACCCATTAATCCGAAAATTAAAGCAATTTCTTTCTAATTGTacattagaaattaattttgtttgtttgttttgtttacagCCGAAACCGAAAAAACAACGAAGAGCCAAAGAAGTGAAGTCAAAAGAGACAACAGGGGAACATGATGAAATTAGTTCAGATAATGATAGTCATAGTATGTCACATACTCCATCCGGAAAGAAACAATCTAGATCTCAAGAAAAAACTCATAAGgtaaattttctgtttataataatgtttcatCAAAACCTACAAAGTTTCTAAAATTTCGAggcattttatttttggtatatgattaattaattgaattattttaggtGAAAGCGAAATCAGAAGATGAAAGTAAAGATGAATCATTAGACAAAGGTCGTGAAAAGAAAGCGAAGAAGGATAAAGAATCAAAGAAAAAGAAACAAGTTGGTCCAATGCATTTTACAGCGAACAATGAACCACGTGCGCTTGATGTACTGGGTGATTTAGATCCATCCATATTTAATCAATGTAAAGAATTGATGCGTCCTGTAAAGAAAGCATTAAAAGCACTAGATAATCCAGATCAATCGTTAGATGAAACTGCTCAAGTGAATCACACACGTGAATGTCTGTTACAGATTGGTAATCAAATTAATAAGTGTTTAACGGAATATGAAAAAGATCCCGAAAAGGCAAAAGAATGGCGAAGGTAAGTCTAAATCAAATACATTAACTTATCAGCTCCCTATCCCCTTTTTTTGGTGGAAATATCATAGTTTTTAAAGCTTCGCGTACTTCTACAGTCTTTACTAATTAAGAGGGTTGAAAATTAGATTTTGTGTCTTTTCAGATTCTTTACACCCCTCTACAGACtatcaaaattatgtttgagccttgaaaatttgtttataaatttaatttgtataaaaaaagtgcttttttgaAGGTGAAAAAATCCTAGCTTCTTTTCTCGTTTTTAATATCGAATTTCTGTGTTCAATAACATGAAATACCAAAAATCTTATTTCAATAAGGGAGAAATATGACCATAGTGTCGGAGCTCTGTTATTCAcgatttgttttttctattttccacagtaatttatggtattttgtatcaaaatttacgGTATTTGATgcgaaaaaattgtataaaatttataaacatgctGTGAAAAAAGCGAACGCAAAAGAAGGTAAAGAGGAAAAGCCTACAAAAGATAAACATACCGATAAGGAGaaagaaaagaagaagaaaTCAAAAGATAAGGATCACCATCATCATCACAAGGATAGCAAGGATTCTAGAACGAATGATATGGATACGTCATCATCACATTCAACAAATAAACGGCGATTAGATGATAAGGACGATTCACATAAAGATAATAAACGAATACATCACAGTGATCGATCTGACaggtaaataaatatgtatccTGAATGCTATTCTTTTTAAGTCGTACCTCTAGGACATTCAATCCCATGATCAGCCGTTGAGGGGTCAAGATCCAATCAAGGATAGTATATGAATGTTTCGAGGAACTGAATCGCCTGGCACTGAATAACACAGTCAGACTAATCTGGGTACCGAACCACTTCGTTAAAGGGAATGAACCAAGGGACTTGTTGGGATGAAAGGGGCTGTATCAAACGCCTCTTTCACCTAAATTTGTCATTCCCCTAGCAAGATGGTCCGTAATTTACCGAACCAGGGAATGTCTTACGACAAGCCCATTGGGACTCTGTCGAAGGGTAGTAAACTGTCGATTTATCTACCACCTTCGTAATATAGGGATCTCTGATGATCCTGTTATTTGCATCTCCATTCATGAAATCTGCAGGACGTCAGATTCAGAATGTTTGGATCCGGAACCTCGAATCCACCAATCCTGGTAGAGATCCCGGTGGAGAAGCTGTGGGCTTTCCTATATCTGATTTTAATAGCATGTCTTATCCGAAGACGTCTCACCTTCGAGTGACGGGATGTTCTCAAGAAGTTCAAAGAAAAACCCTTAGTCTAGGTGTTACCGACAAATTTACGGTACCCatcttatgttttattattattattatcccaTGATCAGGGCACAGAGAACCCGTTGGTCTACATGTTAGGGATCCACTTGCGGTACCcctcttatattttattattccgtGATCAGAATTATTTGCGAAATTTACCTGCCAAGCTAGACCGAATCATTTTTTACTAGATTGAGTACTCACTCGCTTTGTT is drawn from Chrysoperla carnea chromosome X, inChrCarn1.1, whole genome shotgun sequence and contains these coding sequences:
- the LOC123302464 gene encoding chromodomain-helicase-DNA-binding protein 1, translated to MPEMTMSDSESDNSGSDGDVNNSKSGSSSDNSGSDSDSGSSSSSSSRSSKGNDSDSGNENEENSRTASPAKTNENNATAPPSPAASDHNKINHDDEDVSNSDSDDGRKSKSSRKDTSERAESENDKKSKTSSRRSKASSSWNSDSSDSESDVERERPPPSKRVGANLRRVPQKPAINSNSSHHSRRSTNKSVHKSNSYSSEESSVDSDDEKISRQASRRNVRGANAISYKEQSEEDATGSEDLVEIDAEQQLAEEAALEAEEKCETIEKILAQRRGKKKVTGNITTIYEVEENGDPNEGAENLPLDETEMQYLIKWKGWAHIHNTWESEESLKEQKVKGIKKLDNFVKRETDLEIWRNHASPEDLDYYECQIELQQELLKSYNNVERIIAQYEKPEKTGIDYYVKWESLPYAESTWEDSTLLDRKWPHKIREFREREDSKRTPSRHSKVLKYRPKFHEIKTQPEYFGGEDNTSLILRDYQMDGLNWLVHSWCKENSVILADEMGLGKTIQTICFLYYLFNVHHLYGPFLCVVPLSTMTSWQREFQQWAPEMNIVTYLGDVNSRNVIRQFEWCYNSSKRLKFNAVLTTYEIVLKDKAFLGSYSWAVLLVDEAHRLKNDDSLLYKALMEFDTNHRLLITGTPLQNSLKELWALLHFIMPQKFDQWEDFEKDHENAATKGYSKLHKQLEPFILRRVKKDVEKSLPAKVEQILRVEMTSIQKQYYKWILTKNYNALRKGVKGSTNTFLNIVIELKKCCNHALLTKPTEYEAQTNQEDHIQQLLRGSGKLVLLDKLLVRLRETGHRVLIFSQMVRMLDILGEYLQKRHFPFQRLDGSIKGELRRQALDHFNAEGSQDFCFLLSTRAGGLGINLATADTVIIFDSDWNPQNDLQAQARAHRIGQKNQVNIYRLVTARSVEEEIVERAKQKMVLDHLVIQRMDTTGRTVLDKKGSSNNTPFNKEDLTAILKFGAEELFKDEDDKDEEPTCDIDEILRRAETRDEGPTMAGDELLSAFKVASFAAFDEDKEPEPEVSGVDDESKDWDDIIPETLRKRVEEEERSKEMEDLYLPPRSRKTLQQINQSDSEGDGERGSRKRRRAAGNEDTSSSDGEGGSDDDRPKKRGRPPTGARERIKGFTDAEIRKFVKSYKKFSAPLKRLEAVACDAELQEKPLAELRKLGEMLRERCLAYMTPNENDDATTGADGKDANGRKQRARGPSFKLGGVSVNAKTMMQCEKELEPLDTILPSDANERLKWMLEIKTKPAHFDVEWDAPEDSKLLIGIYQYGMGSWEAIKMDPSLAIGDKILANGDKKPQAKHLQSRCEYLLRILRKNIDLKQGLPKPKKQRRAKEVKSKETTGEHDEISSDNDSHSMSHTPSGKKQSRSQEKTHKVKAKSEDESKDESLDKGREKKAKKDKESKKKKQVGPMHFTANNEPRALDVLGDLDPSIFNQCKELMRPVKKALKALDNPDQSLDETAQVNHTRECLLQIGNQINKCLTEYEKDPEKAKEWRSNLWYFVSKFTVFDAKKLYKIYKHAVKKANAKEGKEEKPTKDKHTDKEKEKKKKSKDKDHHHHHKDSKDSRTNDMDTSSSHSTNKRRLDDKDDSHKDNKRIHHSDRSDRSRDLDTSNDRSSWSGNIGPVAAAASTPQRTNIPPYNRHDVNPGDTRALYGDQAIDRWQSSNGPHSRERFTGSTSNDHKRGGERFDGYSRGPVSAGYHRGDRNQPRINDKRRFHPGGGGGGGSYNSHYVSVQYSSSGPPGMFPRDRFSGTNDWRNERDYRKDYNRREPP